A genomic stretch from Aedes albopictus strain Foshan chromosome 2, AalbF5, whole genome shotgun sequence includes:
- the LOC109427877 gene encoding kelch repeat and BTB domain-containing protein 4 isoform X1, which produces MMNEGFESYVKDLFNDPTHSDISIVVDQDKEIPDGTVAIPAHRLVLATMSDYFRTMLYGNFIEAKKSEIRLHGVPYSTFQQCLRFMYFGWDTTLSQMSLEEGMEFYSLASMLLMEPKFKTEYSKWLTKNVIKWEKQLWTIVSMAVESDLPDVVNRCVGYFSDVANELLASEDFRTVPLSVIRKVISCTKMNCSKVLLTKAIKCWIASNGVAPDTKEELLALVRSKKAPFFKGNKVRHHTYTLEKMELDSTHPPQDSYSSILRFQKCVKLVGVLLILEVPRSEQVDFMLKGNMDLKVDVKPAGFDPDYSDTDYNSDGDSDYPSLTRIASVAYDFSRRNLDEVTIFFPEIQICAYKDYSFTFSWIGDGEHLKIHNFGRSTPKGLVVLGESCVAGVYRTLASDYGKKLCESCNPYNDRYRSDDSLDSWGWGWGRSRKYDDSSTSDYS; this is translated from the coding sequence ATGATGAACGAAGGATTCGAAAGCTATGTGAAAGATTTGTTCAACGACCCGACCCACAGCGATATCAGCATCGTCGTTGATCAAGATAAGGAAATCCCAGACGGAACAGTTGCCATACCCGCTCATCGGCTTGTGCTGGCCACAATGTCTGACTATTTCCGAACGATGCTGTACGGAAACTTCATCGAAGCTAAAAAGTCGGAGATCCGGCTGCACGGAGTGCCCTATTCCACTTTTCAGCAGTGTTTGCGGTTCATGTATTTCGGATGGGATACCACATTGAGCCAGATGTCCTTGGAAGAAGGAATGGAATTCTATTCGCTGGCAAGTATGCTTCTAATGGAACCGAAGTTCAAAACAGAGTACTCCAAATGGCTTACTAAAAATGTCATTAAATGGGAAAAGCAACTGTGGACAATCGTGTCGATGGCTGTCGAAAGCGATCTACCGGACGTCGTAAACCGATGTGTGGGATACTTTTCCGATGTTGCTAACGAGTTACTTGCCTCCGAGGATTTTCGCACAGTCCCATTGTCCGTTATAAGAAAGGTAATCTCATGCACGAAAATGAACTGCAGCAAAGTGTTACTGACGAAAGCGATTAAATGCTGGATTGCCTCTAATGGCGTCGCTCCTGACACTAAAGAGGAACTGCTAGCATTAGTTCGATCCAAAAAAGCTCCATTCTTCAAAGGAAACAAAGTTAGGCATCATACTTACACACTAGAGAAAATGGAACTGGATTCAACACACCCTCCACAAGACAGTTATTCTTCAATACTTCGCTTCCAGAAATGCGTAAAGTTGGTTGGCGTGTTACTCATCTTAGAGGTACCGCGCTCTGAACAAGTTGATTTCATGTTGAAGGGAAACATGGATTTGAAAGTGGACGTCAAACCCGCGGGCTTTGATCCTGATTACTCTGACACAGATTATAACAGTGATGGTGACAGTGACTACCCATCTTTGACAAGGATTGCCAGCGTGGCGTACGATTTTAGCCGTCGCAACCTGGACGAGGTGACCATTTTCTTCCCGGAAATTCAAATCTGTGCCTACAAGGACTATTCGTTCACATTCAGCTGGATCGGTGATGGAGAACATTTGAAAATCCACAACTTTGGAAGGAGTACACCAAAAGGTTTGGTTGTCCTAGGTGAATCATGTGTGGCAGGTGTCTATCGAACTCTTGCTTCGGACTATGGCAAGAAACTGTGCGAAAGCTGCAATCCGTACAACGACAGATACCGATCGGACGACAGCCTTGATAGTTGGGGTTGGGGTTGGGGTCGCAGTCGCAAATATGATGATAGCTCGACGAGCGACTATTCCTAA